One window of the Niallia circulans genome contains the following:
- a CDS encoding tetratricopeptide repeat protein: MNHQDILLLGAELDKTLQENNMAQAKDIVSQLEPHYEARSQEFSVSNQLTIALSLAKYFRKRNQYDKSAHYSRQAIQQAKIGKLGLTRPLVDAYLNYAKLEKDYKQIDNARKLLATLLKQLEKNKVEDNYIFGLVYHLLAQIGFQDLAFDTAVEQFKEALTCFRKVIPEEHPIIYQTINELTETYIRMEHYQDALYLQEKTLQDYQKTDDKLTQALILLRMGEIYFYLDLKKARKAISQSLAFLKALEQPLLLYQAKANLLLAELEENLANAPRSINYYKRSLKQLEQVHEQEHFMVVYAYSKIGTLLMKVNQLEDAKYYLEKGLPLTKGHPRIQMQFLYALGKIYSKEQSYEQARNLYQAFLDQLEKANKKQSKAYADTLQAIGFNFIQQNDMEKAFICYQEAIDIYQGLRPVSKDSLGFASIRLAYCYEQKAEKDIAKASEWYQYGVEQIEKLKDKALSEEALAAVIDFYQRHDFPKQQSYYENKLVKLQVNS, encoded by the coding sequence ATGAACCATCAGGACATTCTTTTATTGGGGGCAGAGCTCGATAAAACACTCCAAGAGAATAACATGGCACAAGCAAAAGATATCGTGAGCCAGTTGGAACCTCATTACGAGGCGAGATCACAGGAGTTTTCCGTATCGAATCAATTAACCATTGCGTTGTCACTTGCAAAGTATTTTCGAAAAAGGAACCAGTATGATAAATCGGCTCATTATAGCAGACAGGCAATTCAACAAGCAAAAATAGGAAAGCTCGGACTAACTAGACCACTGGTTGACGCGTATTTAAACTATGCAAAACTAGAAAAAGATTATAAACAGATTGACAATGCTAGAAAACTATTAGCAACACTGTTGAAGCAGCTAGAGAAAAATAAGGTAGAAGATAACTATATATTTGGTCTCGTCTATCATTTGTTAGCACAAATTGGCTTTCAAGATCTGGCCTTTGATACGGCTGTTGAACAATTTAAAGAAGCATTAACCTGCTTTCGGAAAGTAATTCCTGAAGAGCATCCTATTATCTATCAGACTATTAATGAATTGACAGAGACGTATATTCGCATGGAGCATTATCAGGACGCCTTGTATCTTCAAGAGAAGACCTTACAAGATTACCAAAAGACAGATGACAAGTTAACCCAAGCCTTGATCCTGTTACGGATGGGAGAAATCTACTTTTATCTTGATTTGAAAAAGGCAAGGAAAGCAATATCGCAATCGCTGGCATTTTTGAAAGCCCTTGAACAGCCACTGTTGCTTTACCAAGCAAAGGCGAATTTGCTATTAGCAGAGCTGGAGGAGAATCTAGCAAATGCTCCACGTTCTATCAATTATTATAAGAGAAGCCTTAAACAGCTGGAACAAGTTCATGAGCAAGAGCACTTCATGGTTGTCTATGCCTATTCAAAAATCGGAACGTTACTTATGAAGGTAAACCAATTAGAGGACGCCAAATACTACTTGGAGAAAGGGTTGCCGTTAACGAAAGGCCATCCCCGTATTCAAATGCAATTCCTTTATGCACTCGGGAAGATTTATTCGAAAGAACAGTCGTATGAACAAGCGAGAAATCTATATCAAGCTTTCCTAGATCAATTGGAAAAGGCAAATAAAAAACAATCGAAGGCATATGCAGATACATTACAAGCAATTGGATTTAATTTTATTCAACAAAACGATATGGAAAAAGCTTTTATCTGCTATCAAGAAGCCATTGATATTTATCAAGGCCTTAGACCGGTTAGTAAGGATTCCTTAGGATTTGCAAGTATTCGTCTTGCTTATTGTTATGAACAAAAGGCTGAAAAGGACATTGCAAAAGCAAGTGAGTGGTACCAGTATGGCGTAGAACAGATAGAAAAGCTAAAAGATAAGGCACTCTCTGAAGAGGCACTCGCAGCAGTAATTGATTTTTACCAGCGTCATGATTTTCCAAAGCAGCAGTCTTACTATGAAAATAAGCTAGTCAAATTGCAAGTAAACAGCTGA
- a CDS encoding ThiF family adenylyltransferase, whose translation MNNRYSRQIRFQPIGEHGQEQMAKKHVLIVGCGALGSANAEALVRAGVGEVSIVDRDYVEESNLQRQHLFTEKDVEQQLPKAIAAQQHLREINQCIKIHAHVMDVTGETLEPLIKDVDLVMDATDNFDTRFILNDALHQHRIPWIFGACVGATGMSYTVIPNETPCLRCLLDAIPVAGVTCDAVGIIGPAVQMVVAHQTAEALKLLTGAADKQRATYLTFDLWNNLYQTIRVEGVKRDECLTCGMNPTYPALAYQNQLKTEVLCGRDTVQLRASTSHSLAALAARFQVFTSVKQNEYLVSITYQSYRIVFFLDGRTLIHGTNSVTEAKKIYYQLVG comes from the coding sequence ATGAATAATCGATATTCCAGACAAATACGTTTTCAGCCAATTGGCGAGCATGGACAAGAGCAAATGGCGAAAAAGCACGTATTAATAGTAGGGTGTGGAGCTTTAGGATCAGCTAATGCAGAAGCACTTGTCCGCGCGGGAGTTGGGGAAGTATCTATTGTGGATCGAGATTATGTAGAAGAGAGTAATTTACAACGCCAGCATCTGTTTACGGAAAAAGATGTAGAGCAGCAGCTCCCTAAGGCAATTGCAGCTCAACAACACCTGCGGGAAATAAATCAGTGTATAAAGATTCATGCACATGTGATGGATGTAACAGGTGAAACGCTTGAGCCATTAATAAAAGATGTGGATCTCGTAATGGACGCAACTGACAATTTTGATACTCGATTTATCTTGAATGATGCGTTGCACCAGCATAGGATACCTTGGATTTTTGGTGCCTGTGTCGGTGCTACGGGAATGAGCTATACGGTTATTCCAAATGAAACACCTTGCTTACGTTGTTTGCTTGACGCCATACCGGTAGCAGGTGTGACATGTGATGCAGTTGGAATCATTGGTCCTGCCGTGCAAATGGTTGTAGCACATCAAACAGCTGAAGCATTGAAGCTCCTAACAGGTGCAGCAGATAAACAACGAGCCACTTATTTAACGTTTGATCTCTGGAATAACCTTTATCAAACGATTAGAGTGGAGGGAGTAAAGCGGGATGAGTGCCTTACTTGTGGGATGAACCCGACATATCCAGCATTAGCATACCAAAATCAGTTGAAGACGGAAGTCTTGTGTGGAAGAGATACGGTCCAGCTTAGGGCGAGTACATCACACTCCTTAGCAGCATTAGCAGCCCGATTTCAAGTCTTTACGAGTGTAAAACAGAATGAATATCTAGTATCGATTACGTACCAGTCCTATCGAATTGTCTTTTTCCTTGATGGGAGAACATTAATACATGGCACTAATTCCGTTACAGAAGCGAAAAAAATTTACTATCAGCTAGTAGGTTAA
- the narI gene encoding respiratory nitrate reductase subunit gamma — protein MNSLNLLLWGVFPYIVLTIFIGGLIYRYQKDQFGWTTKSSEIFEKKRLRIGSLMFHWGLFFVLGGHIAGLIVPVSFYNAFGISEHFYHRIALIFGLPAGIVAFIGILLLAHRRFSVKRIKATSSIGDWVALILVIIVIFTGLLATSMNVDSQGFDYRTTIAPWLRGLFVFRMQPELMAEVPIWFKIHIYTTFALYVSWPFTRLVHAFSFPLRYLSRNYVIYKRRVQRKAG, from the coding sequence ATGAACTCACTCAATTTATTACTTTGGGGAGTTTTCCCTTATATTGTCCTGACCATTTTTATTGGCGGTTTAATTTATCGTTATCAAAAGGATCAATTTGGTTGGACAACAAAGTCTAGTGAAATTTTTGAAAAAAAGCGACTGCGAATTGGATCGCTCATGTTCCACTGGGGGTTATTTTTTGTCTTGGGCGGCCACATTGCAGGGCTGATTGTTCCAGTATCTTTCTATAATGCTTTTGGTATTTCTGAGCACTTTTACCATAGAATTGCCCTAATCTTTGGGTTACCTGCAGGAATTGTTGCTTTTATTGGGATTCTGTTGCTTGCCCACCGCAGGTTTAGTGTGAAACGTATTAAAGCGACCTCTTCGATTGGCGATTGGGTAGCATTAATCTTGGTCATCATTGTTATTTTTACAGGATTATTAGCAACAAGCATGAACGTCGATTCACAAGGATTTGATTACCGGACAACGATCGCGCCGTGGCTAAGAGGTTTATTCGTTTTTCGTATGCAGCCTGAGCTAATGGCTGAAGTACCCATTTGGTTTAAAATCCATATTTACACAACATTTGCTTTATATGTTTCTTGGCCGTTTACTCGATTAGTTCATGCATTTAGTTTTCCGCTTCGTTATTTAAGTAGAAATTATGTGATTTATAAACGAAGAGTTCAACGTAAGGCTGGATGA
- the moaA gene encoding GTP 3',8-cyclase MoaA encodes MLQDRLGRPLQDLRISVIDRCNFRCTYCMPREIFGKDFSFLPKDQLLSFEEIERLAKLFVQLGVRKIRLTGGEPLLRRDIATLIEKLAAIDGLEDIGLTTNGMLLGKMAKSLKQAGLERVNVSLDALDDKVFQSINDSGIPTKKILDSIEQARKAGLSVKVNMVVKKGMNDQQVIPMAKYFKEQEIPLRYIEFMDVGQTNGWDFSQVLTKKQLFEQLSHHFELEPVDSAYIGEVAKRYRYVGTNAEVGFITSVSESFCSTCTRARLAADGKFYTCLFASGGLDLRTLLRSNADDQTILQSIVPTWKNRNDRYSDERTEESAKHRKKMEMSYIGG; translated from the coding sequence ATGTTACAGGATAGGCTCGGTCGTCCATTACAAGATTTACGTATATCAGTTATTGATCGATGTAACTTTCGTTGTACGTATTGTATGCCAAGGGAAATCTTCGGTAAAGACTTTTCTTTCTTGCCCAAAGACCAGTTGCTAAGTTTTGAGGAGATTGAACGATTAGCTAAACTATTTGTTCAATTAGGCGTAAGGAAAATTCGTTTAACAGGCGGGGAACCTTTATTACGAAGAGACATTGCAACCCTAATTGAGAAGTTAGCTGCTATTGATGGGTTAGAGGATATTGGCTTGACAACAAATGGAATGCTGCTAGGGAAAATGGCAAAAAGTTTGAAGCAAGCAGGTTTAGAACGTGTGAATGTGAGCTTGGATGCATTAGATGATAAAGTTTTTCAATCAATTAACGATAGCGGTATACCGACTAAAAAAATATTAGACTCCATTGAACAGGCACGAAAGGCTGGACTCAGTGTAAAAGTGAATATGGTTGTCAAAAAGGGAATGAATGATCAACAAGTAATCCCAATGGCAAAATACTTTAAAGAACAGGAAATACCATTGCGATACATTGAGTTTATGGATGTTGGCCAAACAAATGGTTGGGATTTCAGCCAGGTGCTAACGAAAAAACAGCTGTTTGAGCAATTAAGCCATCATTTTGAGCTGGAACCTGTGGATTCTGCCTATATAGGAGAAGTGGCAAAGCGTTATCGTTATGTTGGAACTAATGCAGAGGTTGGATTCATTACGTCAGTTTCTGAATCCTTTTGTTCTACATGCACACGAGCCAGGCTAGCAGCAGATGGGAAGTTTTATACCTGTTTATTTGCAAGCGGCGGGCTCGATCTTCGAACATTATTACGTTCTAATGCAGATGACCAGACAATTTTACAATCAATTGTGCCAACATGGAAAAACAGAAACGACCGCTATTCAGATGAACGGACGGAAGAGTCAGCGAAGCATAGAAAGAAAATGGAGATGTCCTATATTGGTGGATAG